A window of Thermoleophilia bacterium contains these coding sequences:
- a CDS encoding S-layer homology domain-containing protein: MISFYQELFKAQGQAMATERVGVMGTESRVGLVRRTGRKELAQRFRSQHMGLALRPSGHILATAATTIVLFLLVFSSWTGTTVAGGPDFVDVQGDEWFASALTELSARGIVQGFPDQSFGPERFVTKGQLAIFLARVLRLDSSQVDPVSCLVNAQVVDETEVSDFRPFQLASRQEAAAWLMRAVLRLAGEDRTGWPLDEMSLSSDEGSSSLIGGQEQDELDAWLGAFLDRNMIDPRFSKYVAEAFRLGIFRGAGDGYFYPTIPLTRAEVVVILHRAFVSPSQPLESPPNPTPAAAAYSPLEVGSTGRTVLMLERRLSQLGYVCGDVDGVYDRRTRDAVMAFEKFERLDRDGTAEPEVWARLFFAAETPAARLDLPGKRVEVDLSRQVMLLIVDGRVVAVVHVSTGKAGTPTGHGTIWLKQRGWVESSVGWMYYPCYFWPRIAIHGSSSVPPYPASHGCVRTPVWIAPEVFSWLQIGTRVDVYY, from the coding sequence GTGATCAGCTTCTACCAGGAGCTTTTTAAGGCACAGGGTCAGGCAATGGCCACAGAAAGGGTGGGGGTAATGGGCACAGAAAGTAGAGTTGGCTTGGTTCGGCGCACCGGACGCAAAGAGCTTGCTCAGCGCTTTCGCAGTCAGCACATGGGACTGGCTCTGCGTCCGTCTGGACATATCCTAGCTACGGCGGCGACCACGATCGTGCTTTTCCTGCTTGTGTTCTCTTCCTGGACTGGTACAACGGTGGCTGGGGGGCCTGATTTCGTGGACGTCCAGGGTGACGAATGGTTTGCCTCGGCTCTGACCGAGCTCTCAGCTCGGGGGATCGTTCAGGGTTTTCCCGACCAGTCTTTTGGACCCGAGCGTTTCGTGACGAAAGGCCAACTAGCCATTTTTCTCGCCCGAGTTCTGCGTCTAGACAGCTCTCAAGTAGATCCTGTCTCCTGTCTTGTTAACGCGCAAGTCGTCGACGAGACCGAGGTCTCTGACTTTAGGCCTTTTCAGTTAGCGTCTCGACAGGAGGCTGCCGCATGGTTAATGCGAGCTGTCTTGCGTCTGGCCGGTGAGGATAGGACAGGTTGGCCGCTTGACGAGATGAGCCTGAGCTCGGACGAGGGGTCGTCATCCCTCATAGGAGGGCAAGAACAGGATGAGCTAGATGCGTGGCTGGGAGCGTTTCTTGACCGCAATATGATTGACCCACGGTTTTCGAAGTACGTCGCCGAGGCCTTTCGTCTGGGCATTTTTCGTGGGGCGGGAGACGGGTACTTCTATCCCACTATTCCTTTGACAAGAGCAGAGGTGGTGGTGATCCTTCACCGAGCCTTTGTATCGCCGAGCCAGCCGCTCGAAAGTCCGCCGAACCCTACACCGGCCGCGGCAGCATACTCTCCCCTCGAGGTAGGTTCCACGGGGAGAACGGTTCTCATGCTCGAGCGTCGCCTAAGTCAACTTGGGTACGTATGCGGCGATGTCGATGGTGTCTACGACAGGCGCACAAGAGATGCAGTCATGGCCTTCGAGAAGTTTGAGCGGCTTGACCGTGACGGGACTGCTGAACCAGAGGTTTGGGCCCGGCTTTTCTTTGCTGCGGAGACTCCGGCTGCAAGATTGGATTTGCCTGGCAAAAGGGTGGAAGTAGATCTTTCCCGTCAGGTGATGTTGCTCATCGTTGATGGGCGAGTAGTTGCCGTTGTTCACGTCTCAACTGGAAAGGCGGGAACTCCGACCGGGCACGGGACAATATGGCTCAAGCAACGGGGCTGGGTGGAGTCTTCTGTGGGTTGGATGTACTACCCCTGCTACTTCTGGCCTCGCATTGCTATTCACGGGTCTTCGAGTGTTCCCCCGTATCCGGCAAGCCACGGATGTGTCCGAACTCCGGTGTGGATTGCTCCGGAGGTGTTTTCTTGGCTTCAGATAGGGACGAGAGTGGACGTGTACTACTAA
- a CDS encoding competence/damage-inducible protein A has product MNDLNTSAELGKTHTAEIIFTGDELLRGDTVNTNQVYLGERFLELGILVTRAACVLDELSDIVQAIQEALSRKPSVLVLSGGLGPTEDDLTREAVAAATGRSLEFHEELLEQIRERFAARSLPMSESNRKQAFLPQGAHDIPFLGTAPGFWMLHGPTIIVALPGVPWELEHMWENYVQPMLEERLEEHQAICVRRIRTFGLGESVIASRLSGLNWRSKTLSIGTRAALDGVTVILRGRGDQEGREELERVTKQIVSLLEPNVYSLGRETLPEVVGATLQAQGLTVAVAESCTGGLLGRRLTDVPGSSRYFLGGVIAYDNRVKERLLGVPAELLASKGAVSQEVAEAMAQGVRHLLGTDCGLATTGIAGPEGGTPEKPVGLVFVACATSTRVTVEKLRLFGERNQIRERAAYSALDLLRRELAGLRTENARS; this is encoded by the coding sequence ATGAACGATCTCAATACGAGCGCGGAACTGGGCAAGACCCACACCGCGGAGATCATCTTTACGGGCGACGAACTGCTGCGCGGAGACACTGTCAACACTAACCAAGTCTACTTGGGAGAGCGCTTCTTGGAGCTGGGCATCTTGGTCACCCGAGCGGCATGTGTCCTTGATGAACTGAGCGACATAGTTCAGGCAATTCAAGAGGCTCTATCCCGAAAGCCCTCGGTTCTCGTACTTTCCGGTGGCCTAGGCCCCACAGAAGATGACCTTACCCGTGAAGCAGTGGCCGCCGCAACAGGAAGGTCTCTTGAGTTCCATGAAGAATTGCTCGAGCAGATAAGGGAGCGCTTTGCCGCTCGCAGTCTGCCCATGAGTGAAAGCAACCGCAAGCAGGCCTTTCTTCCCCAGGGAGCACATGACATTCCATTTCTGGGCACTGCCCCTGGCTTCTGGATGTTGCACGGGCCGACCATCATCGTAGCCCTCCCCGGCGTGCCCTGGGAGCTTGAGCACATGTGGGAGAACTATGTCCAGCCTATGCTCGAAGAACGACTTGAGGAGCACCAAGCAATCTGTGTGCGACGAATTCGCACCTTTGGGCTGGGCGAGTCGGTGATTGCTAGCCGTCTTTCAGGACTTAACTGGCGCAGCAAGACTCTTAGCATAGGTACCCGTGCTGCACTAGATGGGGTAACTGTCATCCTCCGGGGAAGAGGAGATCAAGAGGGGCGAGAAGAGCTTGAGCGCGTGACCAAGCAGATCGTGTCTCTGTTGGAACCAAACGTCTATTCGCTGGGTCGAGAGACCCTGCCGGAGGTGGTGGGAGCTACACTTCAAGCCCAGGGGCTCACTGTGGCGGTAGCTGAGTCATGTACTGGAGGTCTCCTCGGCAGACGCCTCACTGACGTACCCGGCAGCAGTAGATATTTCTTGGGGGGAGTTATCGCTTATGACAACCGCGTAAAGGAGCGGTTGTTGGGTGTTCCGGCGGAACTTCTAGCCTCCAAGGGAGCTGTGAGCCAAGAAGTTGCTGAGGCAATGGCTCAAGGAGTAAGACACCTCCTCGGAACCGACTGCGGTCTCGCCACTACGGGGATCGCAGGTCCGGAAGGCGGCACGCCAGAAAAACCAGTTGGCCTCGTTTTTGTTGCATGCGCAACAAGCACGCGAGTGACTGTCGAAAAGCTTCGTCTTTTCGGGGAACGCAACCAGATCAGAGAGCGCGCTGCTTACTCTGCGCTTGATCTTCTCCGGCGAGAACTAGCAGGTTTACGCACCGAGAACGCGCGCTCCTAA